From a single Tachypleus tridentatus isolate NWPU-2018 chromosome 6, ASM421037v1, whole genome shotgun sequence genomic region:
- the LOC143253863 gene encoding uncharacterized protein LOC143253863 isoform X1 has translation MKRFITKAGAVIEKPDNIKRRKMVSSSKHQEKTVTSDQCDSKEMQEPSSTSSPINGTSETRKPDPKKRCLTEELLRLTEQEVPHPGSRNEATSPLMVSYSKDDASLSDIGHNGIEKKDCRNISLRIQPKKQHFRTCIPVHQQYHHLLSSSSPTGRSNATGSRQKTQSTKTSETVLKQNPVQSVEAAITSFHGAPTQRSYRTSNPNSRDQHASFQNPSSSSQVCSFTSSFRKASPYQISNPFQTVGPSISVTPSVPQGAATDNVHLHCSCDSQLGKVMEELKYIQGLLEVFRSDLKKQREQSLLAVNVHPHGVTDSPQFSNTEQKAMLPLSEPHHLVNEIQKGPLYIKNQFSNFSTLITEEPLENLELETSANKLSEESVEVDRCCVQHLRENSYKFQKSHQQKRIGGTENEEVQAIPEKQYKLSEKELEEILASCNSPQHFAVFLMRKTFTEKERLSGNVNGCRKPPLNPAKIKYIKYLVEKFYEFDKTDQSVWKMCVKAIDSANRNFRNRGEIIKRREV, from the exons ATGAAACGATTCATCACAAAAGCAGGTGCTGTAATAGAGAAACCAGATAATATCAAGAGAAGAAAAATGGTGTCATCTTCAAAGCATCAAGAGAAG ACAGTTACATCAGATCAATGTGATTCCAAGGAAATGCAGGAACCATCTTCCACCAGCAGTCCAATAAATGGAACTTCTGAAACAAGAAAACCTGATCCAAAGAAAAGGTGTCTAACAGAAGAACTCCTAAGACTGACAGAACAGGAGGTTCCTCATCCTGGTTCTAGAAATGAGGCTACAAGCCCATTGATGGTTAGTTATTCAAAAGATGATGCATCACTTAGTGATATTGGCCATAATGGAATTGAGAAAAAGGATTGCAGAAACATTTCTTTACGTATTCAACCTAAAAAACAGCATTTCAGGACATGCATTCCAGTTCATCAGCAGTACCACCATTTGTTATCATCTTCATCACCTACAGGTAGATCTAATGCTACTGGGTCTAGGCAAAAAACTCAGTCTACAAAAACCAGTGAAACAGTACTTAAACAGAATCCTGTTCAAAGTGTAGAAGCTGCAATAACATCTTTTCATGGTGCACCAACTCAGAGAAGTTACAGAACAAGTAACCCAAATTCTCGAGATCAACATGCATCTTTTCAGAATCCTTCTTCCAGTTCTCAAGTTTGTTCATTTACATCATCTTTCAGAAAGGCCTCACCTTACCAGATCTCTAACCCTTTTCAAACTGTAGGTCCATCTATTTCTGTTACTCCATCTGTGCCTCAAGGTGCTGCAACTGATAATGTACACTTACACTGCAGTTGTGACTCACAACTTGGAAAAGTTATGGAGGAACTAAAGTACATTCAAGGATTATTGGAAGTCTTTAGAAGTGATTTGAAGAAGCAAAGAGAACAGTCTTTGTTAGCAGTGAATGTACATCCTCATGGTGTTACTGACTCACCACAGTTTTCTAACACAGAACAAAAGGCAATGCTACCACTGTCTGAACCTCACCATTTAGTAAATGAAATACAGAAAGGACCACTATACATCAAAAATCAGTTTTCAAACTTTTCCACTTTAATCACAGAAGAACCTCTAGAAAATCTTGAATTAGAGACAAGTGCCAACAAACTTTCTGAAGAAAGTGTTGAAGTAGACAGATGCTGCGTTCAGCACTTACGAGAGAATTCTTACAAATTCCAGAAGTCTCATCAACAGAAGCGAATTGGTGGAACAGAAAATGAAGAGGTTCAAGCTATTCCTGAGAAGCAGTATAAACTCAGTGAGAAAGAACTTGAAGAGATTCTAGCTAGTTGTAATTCACCTCAGCATTTTGCTgtttttctgatgagaaaaacattTACAGAGAAGGAAAGATTATCTGGTAATGTGAATGGATGTAGAAAACCTCCCTTAAATCCTGCTAAAATCAAGTACATAAAGTATCTTGTTGAAAAGTTTTACGAATTTGATAAGACTGATCAAAGTGTTTGGAAGATGTGTGTGAAAGCTATTGATTCTGCAAACAGAAACTTTCGAAACAGAGGTGAAATTATTAAAAGGAGAGAAGTATGA
- the LOC143253863 gene encoding uncharacterized protein LOC143253863 isoform X2, with protein MQEPSSTSSPINGTSETRKPDPKKRCLTEELLRLTEQEVPHPGSRNEATSPLMVSYSKDDASLSDIGHNGIEKKDCRNISLRIQPKKQHFRTCIPVHQQYHHLLSSSSPTGRSNATGSRQKTQSTKTSETVLKQNPVQSVEAAITSFHGAPTQRSYRTSNPNSRDQHASFQNPSSSSQVCSFTSSFRKASPYQISNPFQTVGPSISVTPSVPQGAATDNVHLHCSCDSQLGKVMEELKYIQGLLEVFRSDLKKQREQSLLAVNVHPHGVTDSPQFSNTEQKAMLPLSEPHHLVNEIQKGPLYIKNQFSNFSTLITEEPLENLELETSANKLSEESVEVDRCCVQHLRENSYKFQKSHQQKRIGGTENEEVQAIPEKQYKLSEKELEEILASCNSPQHFAVFLMRKTFTEKERLSGNVNGCRKPPLNPAKIKYIKYLVEKFYEFDKTDQSVWKMCVKAIDSANRNFRNRGEIIKRREV; from the coding sequence ATGCAGGAACCATCTTCCACCAGCAGTCCAATAAATGGAACTTCTGAAACAAGAAAACCTGATCCAAAGAAAAGGTGTCTAACAGAAGAACTCCTAAGACTGACAGAACAGGAGGTTCCTCATCCTGGTTCTAGAAATGAGGCTACAAGCCCATTGATGGTTAGTTATTCAAAAGATGATGCATCACTTAGTGATATTGGCCATAATGGAATTGAGAAAAAGGATTGCAGAAACATTTCTTTACGTATTCAACCTAAAAAACAGCATTTCAGGACATGCATTCCAGTTCATCAGCAGTACCACCATTTGTTATCATCTTCATCACCTACAGGTAGATCTAATGCTACTGGGTCTAGGCAAAAAACTCAGTCTACAAAAACCAGTGAAACAGTACTTAAACAGAATCCTGTTCAAAGTGTAGAAGCTGCAATAACATCTTTTCATGGTGCACCAACTCAGAGAAGTTACAGAACAAGTAACCCAAATTCTCGAGATCAACATGCATCTTTTCAGAATCCTTCTTCCAGTTCTCAAGTTTGTTCATTTACATCATCTTTCAGAAAGGCCTCACCTTACCAGATCTCTAACCCTTTTCAAACTGTAGGTCCATCTATTTCTGTTACTCCATCTGTGCCTCAAGGTGCTGCAACTGATAATGTACACTTACACTGCAGTTGTGACTCACAACTTGGAAAAGTTATGGAGGAACTAAAGTACATTCAAGGATTATTGGAAGTCTTTAGAAGTGATTTGAAGAAGCAAAGAGAACAGTCTTTGTTAGCAGTGAATGTACATCCTCATGGTGTTACTGACTCACCACAGTTTTCTAACACAGAACAAAAGGCAATGCTACCACTGTCTGAACCTCACCATTTAGTAAATGAAATACAGAAAGGACCACTATACATCAAAAATCAGTTTTCAAACTTTTCCACTTTAATCACAGAAGAACCTCTAGAAAATCTTGAATTAGAGACAAGTGCCAACAAACTTTCTGAAGAAAGTGTTGAAGTAGACAGATGCTGCGTTCAGCACTTACGAGAGAATTCTTACAAATTCCAGAAGTCTCATCAACAGAAGCGAATTGGTGGAACAGAAAATGAAGAGGTTCAAGCTATTCCTGAGAAGCAGTATAAACTCAGTGAGAAAGAACTTGAAGAGATTCTAGCTAGTTGTAATTCACCTCAGCATTTTGCTgtttttctgatgagaaaaacattTACAGAGAAGGAAAGATTATCTGGTAATGTGAATGGATGTAGAAAACCTCCCTTAAATCCTGCTAAAATCAAGTACATAAAGTATCTTGTTGAAAAGTTTTACGAATTTGATAAGACTGATCAAAGTGTTTGGAAGATGTGTGTGAAAGCTATTGATTCTGCAAACAGAAACTTTCGAAACAGAGGTGAAATTATTAAAAGGAGAGAAGTATGA